AACAGCAGGAAGAGCTCCTTCAGTCTGCGTCACTTCAAAGGCATTTACAAATGAACAGTCAGCATCCGACAGAGGGAAGCAGCTCTAACACTTTGCACGTATTTGTCATGTCGACCCTCAGAGGATCTTCCTGCCGACTGGGCCGGATCAGGTACAGCAGGGGAAGTGTCCATTTGTCCCAGTTCGCAGGTGAGGATGCGGGTGGCCACCTGGCCTGTCCCGGCAGCTTGGAGCTGCTGCCTCACCAGGGCGGAGGCACCACGGGATCATGGCACCTGGATGGACCCTGGGTCCCCCTTGCCGGGCTCCGCAGCAGCCCCAACCCCTCCAGGTGAATATGCAGTGTGATGGGCTCGGGTTGCAGCCCCCAGGGCTTCAGGCTGAGACTTCAGGTGCTGTGACTGCGTTAGCAGCTCGGGCTGCCGAGACACAGCCAAGCACAGGGCAGCCTGAACAGCAGAAACTAGTGCCTCCCATCCCTGGAGGCCAGAAAGCCGAGCAGGTGCCGGCTGGGCAGTTCCTTCTGAGCTCCTCCCTTGGGCGCGTGGATGCCACCTCCTTGGGTCCTCACATGGTcacctctgtgcatgtctgtgtcctgatcttcGTATAGGATGCCAGTCACATTGGATCAGGACAACCCCTGACCTCATTGCACCTTAGTCACCTCTGTAACGGTCCTGTCACCAAatacattctgaggtcctgggggtccaGGCTACAGCATATGAatctggggggacacaattcagctccTGAGAGTGGCCCTACCTGGTCATCTGGTGGAGGGCATGGCACGTAGTTGCTGTGGCCAAACTTGGTTGGGAAATACAGTGTCCTGAGGACCAGCCAACTCAGTGTCACCTCTAGTCCCcaccctggctctgcctcctcctccagcaaCGAAGGGGGGCTAACTGTGGGGTCCCCACGCTTGTGTCTAGGAGCCAAGAGAACATGGAGAGTGACAGCTTTGCAGTCACCTGGGGGCCTGGGCCGTGccagctgttcagcccctggcgGCTCACTGGGAAATGGCAGGACGGTCTCTTGGCTACTCCACTCAAAGCTATTATTTTGGGATAGAAGAAGGTAAGATTTATCCAAAAACGGTTTTTAAACAATGTTGCAGAGAGCTTTTGCGTGGTTCAATATGGCCAGGAGCTCCTTTCGAACCTGCTGTCAGGGTGGGCGGCACACTTGACTCTCTCATGGGAGCAAATTTAAGTTTTGATGCCTTCATAGTAATTGTGCCTCGTTCAAGGACAGGTCAGTGGGCGGTCCTTGGGCTCCTGGGTCTCACTGAACCTCGTCATCCCCAAATGAGAAAAATGCACTGGATAGCGCGTGTGCCCTGCTCTCTCATCTGTGTAAGAAGGAGGGGCACTCACACGTACAcagacatacatgcacacacatggacACATGGATGCACATGGACACCgggacacacatgtgcacacagacgCATGGACACACATGGACACATGGACACAAATggacacacaggcacacaaacacacatggaCACTTGGACGCACGGATGCACGTggacacacatggacacacagacacacatgtatacacacacagatgGACACACAGACGTGCACATGGAGTGTTTCCAGTGACAGAACAGGGCCTTAAGGTCTGGGGTAGGTATCAGCCTTACATTCACTGTGCCcttttgttccttttagatttcttttttttaatcaagtaaaTATGTTActgtttccattaaaaaatgtttttaaagaaagacaCAGCTTCCTCTCTGGCCAGCGGGGCCCAGTGTGCATGCGTGGCTTCCACACCCACGGGGGCGGGACGCCCAGCTGTTTGTCCCCCGGGCTGCCCTCAACCTTGTCCCAGGGAGCCTCTCCACAGGCCCGCAGGCGTGCAGACCGCGGCTTGGGCAGAGCCACAGCCGGTCCCCGAGCGTGCCTCTCACCTTTTCCATTTGGGGAAAGGGCGTTACAGAGGCTTAGAAACAGAGAACCACTTGTCCGCCAGCAGGTGTTCTGTAGCAAGATGAGAAGACGTGCAGACTCCTGTAGGGgcagaaaactgtaaaataaggatGCAGATACTGCATTTATGTGCTCTTTCACTTAGCTCCAGACAGATAAGGAGCCATATTTTCATCAGTTAGTATTTATTGGACCTCTACCAGGCAGAGGTGCTTTTCCAAGTATCATTTaagttttattcataatcatGGAAGAGTCCCCTTTAGAAATGCCTGAATTAGAGACATGTACTTGCTGATACACAGAGGACGCTCCACACAGGTTTGCTGTTTGAATGAGCAACCGCACCCTGTTACTGTGGGACTGTTGTCTCTGGCTTACGGTGCTCTGTTttctatgacttttaaaaaaaatcttcaaaatccTTCTGGGGTTTGCCAGTGGAGGGCAAAGCTCGAAACACAGTGTGGGAAGGGTGCCCAGGGTCTTTGCTTAGAGTGATTTTTAACAAAGGTTAAAAAGTTATAACAATTTAATGCAGAtaattgtgtttgttttcattttacctcaaatatttttttgaagactaacagaatactttttaaaataggaaaccaAATGGCAGCGccaattttgtatttaaaaatgaaagtaaagtgTATCTTGTTCAACTTTAGGTAAAAGTCAAATTTAGAGGACCCCCATTTGGAGTTCATTAATGCTGACCCATCACACACTTTTTCTCTAATTCTGTTTGTCACTGTTAAGTTGAAAGTTGGCTCCAGAATGAAAAATGTGATTGAAACTTTAGTGGTTTTGAGAGTTTTGGgaaaaattttccccaaattacattgttcttatttaattatttatatttttctcaccACCTGAGTATATACTTTAAGCTATGATATAATATGGCCGTGAATAAGAACAGGCACacctacaaaatattttaagcaataaGAATGACTCTTCAAATTAAAGGGGGCGACATTTTGATGTTACTTTCATAAATTTACTGCATGTTTGTGGTAAATTGTGCTgaaatctttgtatttttatccCCAAGGTTTTATCGATTGCACAAATTCACCCGTTTTAATATTGAATATATCTTAACGGGAAAAACCAATATTAATTCTGTTACGTTATTGGCTGGCTTTGGCTCTCTAAACAAAGGCTGCTTAAAATCTGTCTTATTGATTAAGTCTAGATGGAAGTCACTTTTCCTGATACACAGAACACTGGAAAATTTATCAACCTTTATAATTCCTCATGAAATGAGCTCCTTTAGATTTCTAATTATATTGTCTAATAAAACTAAGCAGTCAATGCTATTTGCATATTATATGAAGAAGCGTCAGACAAAAAACTCATAGCAgtcaattaaaataaaagctaatttTGTATCTCATCGACTTACAAGAGTTTCTGAATTCATGCTTCCCCTGTTGTGGCCTAGAGCAAAGGAGGTTTGAATCTTTGCTTCTAAATATTGACTTTTACctaataccaagtgatttcagtATTGCTGTGAATGAAAAGTTAGTGATTAAATTAGATGCAGTATTTGCTATAATGCAAATCTATACACTAAACTTCTAGAAAGAAAATCTTTGCAACAATGTGAAATTAATTATCAGTCACTAAGCAGGTTTAATATGGGTGTCATATCTGAAGGACACCCTAAATAACAATACAGATAAGCGAGATTATTGGAGATTTCCCAACAgttatgaaaaagacagatacaccacCACGGCAGTTTGCACATCCGATTGTTCGCTGTAACCTAATTGTGTCCCGGCCTGATTGTGATAGCCACCAAGCAAGAAATTTGCTACAAGATTAACAGACACACAGTAATGAAGGAACATGGGAAGCTCCCTGTAATTGACTGTTATTAAAGTATGATCACAGTCTGGAATAAAATCCCTCACTCCGGTTTTCCAGCTAAACCAAAGCCAAAACTTTCAACTACTTTGTTCGGTTTTCAAGTTGGGTTATGGGGCCTCCTCCCACTCCCATTGCATTGCTCACATAACAAACACGTGGTCAGAAGAAGCctaaaggggagaaaaaggacaTTATTTGTGCTAAGTGTGATTTTAGAATCGTAGGTAGGTTTCAAAATGGGAAAAGCCAGGATTTACTTTGATCAGGGTGCTCCAAGGTAGCAATGAAATTTAACggatcatttttatatttataacttCCACCAAATGAGTCCACGTGTAAAAGTAATGGCTGATGGAACACCGGGCGCCCGTGAATGGGCTTTCTCCCGATACAATGATGGCGGCGtcttcattcatattttaatgaGGTTAGTATCTCTGAGACCCTCCTTCTAGCGAGGAGGCGACTCTCCCCTAAGATTACAATAGGAGTTGCTTTATTGACAAGTACTATTCAAAATCTTCGTATATGGAAAGAAAGACTTAGTTTTATTCCACTTGTCCCAATACTTATTGCTCTCTTAGAATCCCAACACTTTGAGGGGAGAGAAAGGGTCAATTATTCTGTGAACAGTCTTTAAATTTACTGCTGGTAGCTCAGCCAAGTGGTATCATTTAAAACTCTTATCATGTGCATTTTAATAAGTGTATATAAAAAGCTACCGTGTATAAgcatttttctcttactttttttctcaaaattggaTGTTTTGATTAGGGTTTTTGTGTCAATTGCTTCTTTAATCTTCGGTAAGATGAACTCTACTAGTCTCATGTTGGgtgtttttccttgtttttagtGGAGATTGTAATGTAGTATTTTCTGAACTATCTGCCAGCTAACATGCTCTCCTATTACTCAAAAGAGCCAGCTAATAACATAAAAAAGCCAGTTAGCTTTCAAAGACTTATAAAGTCAAGAAAATACACATGTTGATCCCTTGATATAACATATTTGTGTTAAAAGAGGCACAATACTACTACATTCAAACATGCGGAATTTACACTTTCAAAATAAGACAAACAATCCCATTTGGTGGTAACTtgtgatgctttttaaaaatgccaacccagaaaataaacagaaggagAGCCTTTCACACATTAACATCGTGATTCACTCAAATCATATATGCTCGGCAATTTTTGCACACAGCTCAGAAGGTTAGGTCAGTTTAGAAAAAACTGTTTCCAGAATGGTCTCAAGGCGAACTCCTGGGATGTGTCAGCAGGAAGCTGCAGGGTCCAAAAACACTCTTCCAGCAGTCAGCCCCCCAGCCCTCCTGCGAGGACCCCCCAGCGCAGGCCAGTGTTTACTTTTGCGTTTGGGGAAGAcgagggaagggaggagaaagagcgGATTTCTGGATTCCCGTTAGAGCTTGTAAATGAAAGTCCACTCTTCCCATTGAAGTAAAACGCTGCTTTGTTGACATCCAGAAAGCACAATGGATACATTTCACAGCATCAGATCAGGAACTACACTAAAAGCACAGGCCGGCAGGAGAAAACGCATTCCGTTAATGTCTGCTTGGTGAGCTGCAATTTAAGAATTTACCTCTGAGTCTTAAAACGCTTCAGTCCCAGTACATATTCAATCCTTAGTTTCTGTAAGTTAGTAAAACAGAGTTCTGGTTTGTTGGTAAACGTGTGTTTTCCTTTTACAACTTACAATGCTTGGATGGCATAATTAAAAGTGTAAATAAAATGCAACTTGTATTTGGAATGCACTTTAAGCCACTTTAGGGTCTTTTGGCcgaagactttaaaaaaattaaacactcgagtttttaaaatcttgataTTTAAGCGAATAAATACATGTTGTGGTATATTCCGATTTAATAAACGATTTGACTGCAAAACTGAGTGCACGGGCCTTGACAGCTGCTGAGAATGAATCTCAGCTCCAGCAGGAGGGACATTGTCACGGCGCACAGGGTGGGGGCGTCCGGAGTTAACTGGTGGCGATTGTCTTTTGCTCTTTCCTCTTCCCACGTTTCGATAAACTTTTTTCACAAAGTCGATTCTTTATTGAAACTGGGGTGGCGGCGGTGATCCCGGAGCGGTCTGCCGGAGGCCGGGTCTGAGCCCGAGCCCGCCGCGCGCCCGCGAACCCCGCGGCCAGATGGCGGGAGGCGCGGGGACCCTTTGTGCGCCCGGAGCGCGCATGTGAATGCCGCGCGGTCGCCGGCACCGGAAGGGTTCACACTGCGTCTGAAAGGGGACAAAGGAGCCTGGATAGATCAACATCGCAGAAACCGAGTTCATTTGTGATTCAGCCCCTGCACCGCGGTTGTCATGCAAACTTCCTGCTTTGATCAGCGGAGGGTGCAGGGAGAGAAAGCCCGCAGCGGCCGGGGCCGCGGCGCGTCCCGGCGCCCTTGGCGGGTCCCGCCCCCTTCCGGAAGGAGCCGCGGGGCCGCGGCGGCCTGCACCTTGACCCGTCTAGACGGCCCCCGAGTTTTTGTCCCGGTTACCAAGGGCGAGGGGTGCTCTTTGACCCCCGCGCGGGGCGGAGGTGGCGGCCGAGGGGTCCTCTGAATCCCCGCCGGATTGCGGAGGGAGAGGGGCGCCCGGAGACGGGCACCAGCTGTTCCGCACGGCGGCGGCCGCGCCCGCGACGGGGACTCGGCCCCCGGCCGCCGCGCCCACCGCCCAGCGCGCCTGGCGCGTCCCCTGCGCCCGGGCGCGCGGTCCCCGCGGCCTCCCCGCCGTCCCTCCCTTCCCCGCCTCTCTCCCCCTCCTGCCCGCCTCCGGCAAGTAAATAGGTAACAGCCATTTTCTGTGCTCAGCGCCTTATTCTGCATGTCGAGTGACTTTTCAAAACGATTACCTGTGTCAGTGCGGTTTCCCCTCTGACCACAAGTAGGTCTGTCCACCTGCAAGCATGCGCCCTTGTGAGCAGCCCGAGGTGGAGCCGGCCTCTCGGGACGCGGCTAGGGCGGCCCGTGCCCGTTCCGCGGGGGAGCCAGTCCCGGGGCGGCGGCGCGCGGTGCGGGTTCCACGCGCCCCCCTCGGCGGGGCCCCGAAAGCCCACTGAGGCAGGCCTCCCGCGGCTGTCTTCGCAGGTCCCCCTGGCCCAGTCCGAGGCTTTCCTGACCGACCTCTTGGAGAAAGTGTGTGAGCGAATGAATCACTACCAGCTTGAAGAAGACCCGGTGACCCGGGAGAAGACGTTCAAGAGATTCGCTCCGAGGAAAGGAGACAAAACATACAAAGAGTTTAAGAAATTCTATTTTCACTCTGATGCTTACAGACCTTTGAGATTCGCGGTAAGCTCCGCTCTGGGCCGACCAGCCCCGGCCCCGGGAACACGTTCTGGGCGCCCGTTTGTGCTGTTGGTTTCGGTTGCTGTTGAGTTTCAAGACAACGGACGTGAAAATGGTGTCTGCTTTGTGGTCCTGCTGCTCCTCCAGGGTTAACTGTGCGTTTAGGGACTTGCCTTCTGAGACACCCAGGGGCATGTGCTATTTCGTCCCAGTGGAGACACTTAGGTGGTGTtttccagaaagtgctgcagaCCGCAGTGACTTTAAGACCAAGTGTGCGCGTCACTCCGCCCCTGCGAGGAGACCGGAGGGGTCTTGCTCGGTCCTCTGACCCAGGCTCACGGCTCACAGGCTCCCACGCAAGGAAAGCAGGGGCCGTAGTTCCTAATTTAAAATCCAAACTAAAATGCAGGTCGTTTTCAAATACTTATAGCCAAATGATGAAGGGAGAGTGATGACcctcatctttttctcttctagGGCTTCACAGAAAGGAGACGGTTTTTTCCTTGAGTTAATTAAACTATTTTAGCACAAACCAAGTTAAACAAAGGCTTAGGTATGATAGTTGGCTTAATGCCAAATTTCCTCCCACTGTAATGTTCATTTTACACGAATGCTGGGTTCTCTCTTGCTAGAATGTGCCTGGCAAAATACATCCCAATATGTTTCACTTTACTTAACGTGGTTGAATCAGGCAAAGTGATGGGAAAGCCTGTTTAAAAAACGTATTAAGTTCCCACGTTGCCAAAATGTGAGGCATGCTGAAACCCTGAAATAGGGCTTTAGCTGAGTTGtgaagatttcattttaattaaaaggtAAAAGCAATAATTCAGGGTTAAAAGTACCGTGGAATAAAATTGCAGTGAGTAAAATGTGCTAGCATTTCATAGgttttaaataaacacattacagtggaatttaaacatttttaaatgccatttaaaatttttagagtCTTGCTTACTGAACTCAGAAAGTGATTCGCGGGTCTCCGGTGAGCGCCTCCCGTAGCTTCCCAGTTCCCCACGCGGCAGCCCTGTGGTTCTCTGAGCAGACCAGTCTCCAGCTAGAATGTAAGGTTTTCAGACGCAAGGGCAAAGGGGAGCTCCTCTTCTCTGAGAAGTCCGATTTCTGGGAGGGATACAGAGTGAAATTATGGATATATCTCTAGACCTTATGAAAAAGAAGTTCCCTGAGTAGTTGTCAAGCATGTTGTCCACAGTGAAATTGAAGATGCATTTCTTTTGATTGCTGGGAAAGCTTGTTTTCACACTCCAGACcttgttttaaagccaccaaatGGACTATTATGTTAAATCTGAAGGAAACTGGTTTAACCATTGCAAGGAGCTGTGTTCTTTAGAAggttctcaaaacaaaacaaaaagctaagACTTTTCAGCTCCATCAGTAGGAGACCCAGTTCCCTATTCCTTGCACTCCAGttttaaggaagagaaacaaacccAAAgaaccattttctttcctttgccctCATCTTTCAACGCGACTAATCAGTTAAATCCCAGGAAAATGATGCAATTAGCATTCTTGGGAGAGGCTTAATCCAACACAGTGATGTCTTAAACCAAAATTGCTAATAAAAATGGACCACCTTGGTAACACGACTCTATATTTTTAGCTAATAAAATTTTGATAAGGCCTAATAAGATGCTGTGCGTGCGTATCTATCCACATATGTCGTTATTATGTTTCTGCAGTGCGAAACTATAATAGAGAAGTATGAAGAGGAGATACTCTTTCTTATCGCCCAGGAGGCACACCACCTCGCTGACAAGCTGTGCAGCGAAAAATCAGGTACTGTGTCTGATGTAACATGTGCCCTCCCGGCGCCCACCCCTCTCCTCCACTCAGCACCGCAGCAGCTTGTTTTCAAATGAGCCTCGCCATCTCCCTGCCACCAACGGTTCTCCGCTGAATCAGAAAGGGCACCATGTGAGAGCAAACGTGTAACAAAACCGCTGGGCTGTGTGGCTTTCCTGTTTCGCTTCCTTTCCTCCACATGTAAATGAATTCAGAGCTCCCAGATTCCCAGTTGTCCAGGGCCACAGGCTCGGGCAGGGCTGGCTCACTCCAGAGCACGTCCTCTTAGCTTCGGGATGAGTTTCTCCATCCTGGGCCAGGAGAGGAGACTCTGACTTGCCTAGTACCTGTACTACCAGAAAGTGGGATCTTTATTTAACAAGAAATTTGaggaggttttttgtttgtttacttaggTGGggtgcttgatttttttttttcaagttccttTCCTAGAATATctactacttaaaaaaatttttttctgtagaggGTGGGAGATAACATTTGACCTgcattcttacacacacacacacacacacacacacacacacacacacactcagaatctagaaaaaaattgctgaaacTTTGTTTGCTATTTACAGAGCTGAGACATGTCACCACCACTGGCCCTCCCGTCTGCTGGGTTGAATGGAGGCCTTTTCCTGGAATGTCGTTTTGATACTTGTTTAATACATTTACGAGAATGTAGTGCAAATTGTGCATTCTCTTCAgatgtctttggaaaaaaatgaatgatacaTATGAAGACAATGATTTAAAGTACTTTCAGCAACTGTGGAAACTTGGGACATTGAGCATTTAACAAATATGTGGAATGAAGTATAACTCACCTGTATCTGTGATATCAAATTTAGTGCCAAGGTCCTTAAAATAGTAGTTGCTGCACATTTGTAgataaatatatcattaaaagTTATGAAACCAAAAAGTTGTAAATGCCTATTAACATGAAAAAATTGTAGAGAATGGTGTTGTTTTCTGTTGAAAACCTGATTTGATTGGGAGTTTGAAGAATGAGAGGGCAGGGAGATAGCACAGTTAGGACTGTTCAGGAGTTGAGAGCTCTCTTCATTGATATGTAATGTTGTAATTAATGAAATTCACATAAATAAGTGCATAGCTGCAATTTTCCAAGGAAggtatttttgaagtttttaaaataattcagagaTATATGTATGCATTAAGATAGAAGCAAAAATGCAATGAGCAATATTGGAAATACttgttttcctgtatttttcctcAGAAAGGGTTTGGACTTGTCGTGTTATCTGTGGCAAATGCACACAGCTGAGCACCTGCTCAGGTATTACAGGAGGACCTGAGAAAGTTTCACCAGCTCCACGGCAGTCATTGCCCCAAATAATAAGATTCTGGGAAAATGACTCCATTTGTTAATGCAGCAATTTGACTTACTTTCAGTAATTTTAACTGTTCCTTTTCATTCCTCCTGCATATTTATagttggaaataaaaattaacattaaccTCAAAAAAATATAAGCGTACAGCATAAAATATGTGCATTATAACTAgtataaaacaaaacatgattaggtaattatatcttaatagcatttaatttttttaaaacttattgagTCCCTACGATAAATACCAGTGCCTCAGAGCTCTTGAGGTTACAAGGTAACCACTCCAAAGGTTCAGGTGTCACATGGCTGCCACATCCTGAGGTGCCAGTGGGTCCTGCCAGCTATGTTTCTCTATGAAACATACTCGGGCACATTCCAGACCTTCCTGGATTGAGAACTGAGACAACAGCTAATGCTAAAGTGAGAGCAGACTTCCCACCTCCCCACAACTCCCCTGCTGTTGAAGTTAGTTAACATCGCATAGCAAGGTCAAGAGTTTTCTCAAACTTAAAGATTATTGCAGAAAAGATGAAAGGGACGCATCAGTGAGAATGGAGGCTAATGACACAGCAACAGTGAAGTGATGCTCTAACATAACGTGGTGGTTTCAGATGACCGTGTTAAAGGCCGGACTGTCACGTTGTAGGAAAACTCCCCTGCTTTCAAACATAGTCTGAAGTCCAAGTAGTGAGTTTCCTGCCGTAACGTGAGGTTCGCCCTGTTTTGTAAAGGCGATACTTAATCTTGTTCTGTTGTAAACAACGTGCTGTGAT
This portion of the Manis javanica isolate MJ-LG chromosome 6, MJ_LKY, whole genome shotgun sequence genome encodes:
- the CNPY1 gene encoding protein canopy homolog 1, producing MNHYQLEEDPVTREKTFKRFAPRKGDKTYKEFKKFYFHSDAYRPLRFACETIIEKYEEEILFLIAQEAHHLADKLCSEKSDLCESSASHNEL